CACTAAACTACAGCCACTTTTTTGGCAGCTAGCACATATTATATTTACTAATCCGGATACATTTTCTGGtccaaatactttttttttcctgttttgTAAATGCAAAATGGATCTATAGACATGGTCCAGCTCATGGTTCCTTCGATTCTGAAGACAAAACAAGCATGGAAGATGAAGAGAACGACCCAGCAGATGTAGAGATGGGAATGCGAAAACGGAGCATTCTGGTTTATAGGACAGATTGTGAATTAGAGTGGTGACGATAGGGAGAGACAAGATTGTGTTTAAGCCACCTGACATCGGCTTGATGAAGAAAGAAGGGTGTGAAACTAGAATATTGATACAATGAGATTAAAATGGGCCAATAATACGATTACAAAGGGTAAAAACATTCCTTGAAGGCCAATGTTATTCAACCAAACAGCAAGAAAACTTTACTTTGTTCTTCATAAATGTATCACAGATACTACTGATTTTGATCCCAAACAAATCTGATTTCCATCAGTTCATAAAAGGGCTACTAAGCTGAAGTATTACCTTGAGGCTCTTAAGCAGGTGCAAGTGGCTGAAGAGCTTTAAGAGGGTTCATGATGACAGCATCGATAAGTCCATAATCTTTTGCCTCTTTAGCACTCATGAAGAAATCACGGTCAGTGTCTTGGTTTATCTTCTCCAGGCTTTGACCAGTCTGGTAAGCGAGGTAACCGTTTAGGTTGGCCTTGTGGTGCAGCATTTCATTTGCCTGCTCTTAACACAATGAATTTGCccggttagttttttttttttaaaagaagaacAAATTGATATCAACACAATCTAGTCTCTGCAAGAAGTTATGACAAAGGCTGGAATGAATTCGAAAAATGAAGATGTTGATGAATGACCTGAATGTCGATATCGGTCTGGCCACCTTGAGCTCCACCAAGCGGCTGATGGATCATTATCCTTGAGTTTGGTAGACTGTATCTTTTTCCTGCAGTTATGACAAAAGGGTTAGCTCTCATCTGGGATATTGAGAAGGATAGACTAAAACTAAATGTTTTAGTATGAATGAAAGGATTAGGAGACTACCTTTGGTTCCAGCACTAAGCAGAAAAGCTCCCATACTGTTCAATACAATAAACAAACACACAGAAGAGAGGAAGGTATTACAATCCATACAAACTAGACGGAAAAAAGGACTTTGTTGTTTTCCAAAAACCATAAATGATAAACTGGTCATGTATCCAAAAGCATTAAGATCAGCTAATGAACAAAAAACAATGAATTGAGAaaagaccctgaaaacataaacGCAGAATGATGAGAGTAAAAGGATGGTACCTAGCAGCAAGACCAACACAAACAGTGGAGACATCAGGTCGGATATGCCTCATAGTATCGAAGATAGCCATGCCTGGAGgacgaaagagagagagagagagagagatggaagagTGATTAAAAAAAGTGAAAGAAAGTAAAAGGTAAGGAAGTGTAAATATTACCAGCAGTAACAGAGCCACCAGGAGAATTCACATACATGACAATATCCTGTCCAACAACATAAAGGAGCAAGCTAAGCAAATCATTGAGGAAGAAGAGATAAAATTGagtcatatataattaaaaaatctgaCCTTAGTAGGATCAACGGCATCAAGGTAAAGAAGCTGAGCAACGATGATGTTGGCCATATCATCATCCacagcaccaccacaacgaataatcctctaaaataaataaataaaagggaAACAAATTAATCAAAGGTGGAGACTTTTTTGataagctttaaaaaaaaagaaagaaagagagcgAGTATagttaaagaaatacatattgGAAGAGTTGGGAAATGATACTGTGGAAACGCTCTTGAACCATAGGAGGCGGTCCTTGAGCGTAGGCAGGAAAATAGGGAGAAGAAGGGACTTGTAAATCATCTCTGCCAACAAGCATTCCAGATTTAGCCTAAAATCACAGTTGAAGAAGATATGGTCAAGCTCAAAGTCAAAGGTATAATAACCTTATGGACCAAACTCCTTGAGGAGAGGGAGGCGCAGGTGTCCAGAGATTGCCGTCGGAGTATACAGCCTTCcgagttgatgatgatgatgatgatgatgatgatgatgatgatgatgatgatgatgacctCTTCCAGTTCTTTCTCTCGCTAACTAACTTGTTCGTCTTTCTgcaagccaaaaaaaaaaagaaattccttCAAATC
The sequence above is drawn from the Brassica napus cultivar Da-Ae chromosome A8, Da-Ae, whole genome shotgun sequence genome and encodes:
- the LOC106401269 gene encoding ATP-dependent Clp protease proteolytic subunit 5, chloroplastic isoform X1 yields the protein MGHACVSTSSASSLRITAGFVSNGSSSFDSQKLSLPLPSRKTNKLVSERKNWKRSSSSSSSSSSSSSSSSSTRKAVYSDGNLWTPAPPSPQGVWSIRDDLQVPSSPYFPAYAQGPPPMVQERFHSIISQLFQYRIIRCGGAVDDDMANIIVAQLLYLDAVDPTKDIVMYVNSPGGSVTAGMAIFDTMRHIRPDVSTVCVGLAASMGAFLLSAGTKGKRYSLPNSRIMIHQPLGGAQGGQTDIDIQANEMLHHKANLNGYLAYQTGQSLEKINQDTDRDFFMSAKEAKDYGLIDAVIMNPLKALQPLAPA
- the LOC106401269 gene encoding ATP-dependent Clp protease proteolytic subunit 5, chloroplastic isoform X2 encodes the protein MGHACVSTSSASSLRITAGFVSNGSSSFDSQKLSLPLPSRKTNKLVSERKNWKRSSSSSSSTRKAVYSDGNLWTPAPPSPQGVWSIRDDLQVPSSPYFPAYAQGPPPMVQERFHSIISQLFQYRIIRCGGAVDDDMANIIVAQLLYLDAVDPTKDIVMYVNSPGGSVTAGMAIFDTMRHIRPDVSTVCVGLAASMGAFLLSAGTKGKRYSLPNSRIMIHQPLGGAQGGQTDIDIQANEMLHHKANLNGYLAYQTGQSLEKINQDTDRDFFMSAKEAKDYGLIDAVIMNPLKALQPLAPA